In the genome of Candidatus Pristimantibacillus lignocellulolyticus, the window ATCATAGAGATAACATGTTATATTCTGAATATAAGGAACTTGGAGTAGGCGCATATCGGAATTACTATACACAAGACTTTATTATGCCTTACTAATAGTAAACTATAGTTATGTGATAGAGTGTGAGACTCCAATAGAGGGAAAGAGCGATATTGTTCTTTTCCTTTTTTGTTGTTTAAAAGATTTAGCATAAATTGTGCATAATTCTCCATACTAAGTATATAAATAATAAAGTTATGCTTTCAAAGTGACTTATTGTCCACCTAAGAAGTTACAGCACGGCATTACAAAAAGTTAGTTTATAGCTTTCGGAATGACTTTTTGTTTACATCAGAGGTTATTACACGAAGCAACAAAAAGTTTAGGAGGCATATGATGTATTCTTTTCCGAATCTGACTGGGGATCAATTACCTAATGAACCGAACAAGCTAGAGGAAACAAAGCCAACTGTGGATCAAACGATACAAGCCATACAACAATTAGGATCGGCAAATGTACCAAGCGTGCAAGAAAGTAACATTCATTGTATAACGATTATTGGTCAAATCGAAGGTCATATGATTTTACCACCTAATAATAAAACGACGAAGTACGAGCATATCATTCCTCAACTTGTCGCTGCTGAGCAAAATAGCAAAATTGAAGGTTTGCTAATAATACTTAATACAGTAGGCGGAGATGTTGAGGCTGGACTTGCTATTGCGGAAATGATTAGTACAATGTCAAAGCCAACAGTTACTCTTGTTCTTGGTGGAGGACATTCCATAGGTGTTCCAATAGCAGTATCTGGAGATGTAAGCTTTATTGCTGCGACAGCTACGATGACAATACATCCGATTCGTATGAATGGACTAGTTATTGGTGTTCCGCAGTCATTTGAATATTTAGATAAGATGCAGGAGAGAGTAACGCGTTTCGTCATTTCGCACTCACAAATAACTGAAGAGACATTCAAGGCTTTGATGTTTAAGACCGGAGAATTGGCTAGAGATATTGGTACGACAGTCATTGGTGGGGATGCAGTAACTAACGGTCTTATTGATAAAGTAGGTGGAATAGGAGATGCCCTAGCACAACTTCGTATGTTAATTAATAGTAATAAGGAGGAGCAAGTGTAATGTTATATTCTGTTGTACCTGTTGAATATGTGTATGGGGAACAAAAACCTAATGATCATCGATTAGATTATGTATACCAAGGAATGTTAATGGAAGTAAAGCCCTTAACAACAGGTAATGCCATGATCGTTCGCCTAATAAATCCACCGCTTGATTGTTATCTGGATGAGAAGTATGCCCCCGGAAGCATAATCCCTTATAGGTAGTTCAAAACATCCACTCGTGATCACGCTGAATAAGCTAACGTAGTTTATTCAGCGTCGAAGATGCCCCCATCGAAAGCCTGCGTGTGCTCGCGTACCAATAACGTACGCTGTGCTACTCGTTTTCGCTGTGGGGCATCTTCTTGGTGCTGACAAGCGAATGTTTTGAACCTTCATTTTAAGAGGTAGTTCAAAACATCCACTCGTGATCACGAGGAATATGCTAACGTAGCTTATTCGACATACTGTAAAAGACTGAGCAAATTCGTTGCTCAGTCTTTTTGTGCCTCCTTTATTACCTAATAAAATACAGCTAAATACTAACTGCTCATCTTTATTCGTAGATCACAATATTTTGATGTGATATAATGGAAGTTGGAGGGGAGCTTATTGGCCAAGAAAAGGAAAAAGAAGAGATCGTTTGGATCTCAACTGAAATATGAAGTATACGGTATTCTTATTATTACAATATCGATGATAGCTCTCTCAGGGGAAGCGACGGTTGGTCAAGCATTATCGAAATTGTTTGGTGTTTTTCTAGGGAAATTTTACTTCGCACTTGCAATTACAGGTGTAGTCTTTGGATTAGCAGTAATGGTTAAGCGTGCATGGCCTAGTGGTTGGAGTACGAGGAAAACAGGTATTGTCGTATTGCTATTAGCACTAACTTTAAGTAGTTCGATTTCTCATATTAATGCAAGGTATATGGGATTGGACAATAGTTCAATTACTGGATCAATGATTATGAAATCATTGGATCAGGAGATTCGTTCTCAGTTATTTGACACAGAAATGGCCCAAGGTACTTCCATTCGTGATTTATCTATAAGTGGTGGTTACGTCGGGGCGATTCAATACTCGCTATTATTTATGTTATTTGGCTATTACGGCGCTCTAATTATTAATATTGTAATGTATCTTATTTCTATTTTACTAATTACTGGTAGATCATATGTAGAGATGCTTCGTTTTATTAGAGTGAAGTTAACTCGTTTTATTAAATTAGTAGTAGCAAAAATCGGAGTAGTTCGGGCTAGACAAAAAGCTTTATCAAAAGTAAGCAAAGATGTGCATTACATAGACGATGATGATGATGAGCAAGAAGAAATTCAAGTTGAGATTACGAAACCGAAGCGTAAATCTTATTTCTTCCAGTGGAATCAAGATCAAACAGAAGTGCATGACGATGAATGGGAATTGAATCATCAAGAGAAGCTTGAAGCGAATGATCATGTACTTGAGCAATATGAAGAGATAGTTGAAGAGCAAGAAGAAATTTTCGCTGAGCATTCCAATGCGGCGCTACTTGGAAGAACTAGCAGTGAGTCTAACCGTCACCTACTAGATCAAGAAATTGATCATGATGTAGATTGGCAAGTGAATGAACACTCTGAGCTACAAGTCCCTCTTGATGAGTATCCTCAAGTTGATCAATTTGAAGATAGATCAGCAAGATTAGATCAACAAGATGAGCTGGTCGCACAAGAGGACGAATTACATCCTATGAACAGTGACGATAGTAATGACACTATCGATAGCAGTGATGATTATGATTATCCTGAGGGACAAGCAGTTACCTCTGATGTATTCATAACGGAGAACAATAATGGAGACAACGCGGGGAAAATAGAGGCAATTGCCGAGCCAGCAGCTATCCCTTATCAGATGCCACCATTTACCATACTCAATAAACCAGTTAATATGCAAAAGGGTTCAGATGGAGTAGAGATGTATGACTCGCGTCGTAAGCTAGAAGCAACATTAGAGAGTTTTGGTGTACGTGCGAAGGTGTTAGACGTTGTAAGAGGTCCCGCAGTCACGAGATATGAAGTCCAGCCTGCTACAGGAGTAAAGGTTAGTCGCATTGTTGGTTTAACAGATGATATAGCACTTGCACTAGCGGCTAAAGATGTCAGAATGGAAGCACCGATTCCAGGGAAATCTGCTATAGGTATTGAAGTTCCTAATGGTGAAATTTCCGTAGTCACTATGCGTGAGGTTATGGAAACTCCAGTATTCATGAATGCAGCATCTAAACTATCTATTGCATTTGGTCGTGATATTTCAGGACAAAGTATTGTTGGTAATCTAGCAAAAATGCCGCATCTACTTGTTGCAGGTGCAACAGGTTCTGGTAAATCAGTTTGTATTAATGGGATTATTGCTAGTATTCTATATAAAGCTAATCCTGATGAAGTGAAATTTTTGATGATTGATCCGAAAATGGTTGAATTAAATATGTACAATGGAATACCACATCTACTTGCACCTGTAGTAACGAACCCTAAACGTGCTTCACTTGCGTTAAAGAAAATCGTTGTGGAAATGGAAAAGCGTTATGAATTATTCTCCAAATCAGGTACTCGTAATATCGAAGGATACAATCAACATGTTAAAGATGATGCGTCATTATTTTTACCTTATATCGTCGTAATTGTTGATGAGTTAGCTGACTTAATGATGGTTGCTTCCAATGACGTAGAGGATGCCATTGCTAGACTTGCCCAGATGGCGCGTGCAGCGGGAATTCATTTAATAATCGCAACCCAGAGACCTTCAGTAGATGTTATTACAGGTGTTATTAAAGCAAATATCCCTTCAAGAATAGCGTTTGGTGTATCATCCCAAGTGGACTCACGTACTATTCTTGACGTAGCGGGTGCGGAGAAGTTACTTGGTCGAGGAGATATGCTCTTCTTGCCAATGGGGATGAACAAACCGATTCGTGTACAAGGGGCATTTTTATCTGATGAAGAAGTGGAAGCTCTCGTTTCCTATGTAAGTAGTCAAGGTGAAGTGAAATATAACGAAGAGATTGTTCCAGAACTTGATGATGAACTAGATGATTATGATGAAGTATATGATGATCTGTTCGATGATGCTGCCAAAATTGTTATTGAGAGTGGACAAGCATCTGTTTCATTGTTGCAACGTCGTATGCGAATTGGATACACTCGTGCAGCCAGAATAATTGATCAGCTAGAAGCCAAGTCAATTGTAGGGCCATATGAAGGAAGTAAGCCACGTTCTGTACTCGTTTCTCTAGAGCAATGGAATGCCAAGTAACCAAATAAATGTTAAATGTGTATATTAATTAGCTCCTTTTCTCATACTATGTGCAAGTCAAAAATGACTATTGATTATGCAATAGGAGAAAGGCGCAATGAACATGAAATTACGTAAAATAACTGTTTTCGTTATTGTAACAATGCTATTTACGACGCTATTCATGTACAACAAGCATAGTGAACAAGGTGTTATTCCGACTTTTAGTTCTGCAATATTGAAGGTTGGTTCATATGGTTCTGATGTGAGTGAACTACAGGGTAGATTGAAGTATTTAGGCTATTTTAACGGAACAGTTGATGGAGCATTCGGCTCACAGACGAAAAATGCTGTGACATGGTTTCAATGGGAGTTCGGTCTAACATCCGATGGTGTAGTGGGTAAGAGTACTAAGCAAAAGTTAGTCAAAGCAACTCCGAAGTGGAATGCCTCAATGACTGCTGGATCAGGTTCAAACTCAGGATCTAGCTCAGGTAACAGTGGAAATTCTAGTTCGACTAGTACTGGTCAATCAAATTTATTAGGATTATCAGAAAATGATATTCAGCTAATGGCGAATGCTGTTTACGGTGAAGCTCGTGGTGAATCTTATGAAGGTCAAGTAGCAGTAGCTGCAGTTATTTTGAACCGAGTGAAGCATCCTGATTTTCCAAATACGGTATACGGAGTAATTTTCGAACCAAGAGCATTTACTGCGGTAGCTGATGGTCAGATTTATCTGACACCTAATGAAACTGCGAAGAAAGCTGTTAGGGATGCCATTAATGGCAATGACCCTACATATGGCTGCATTTATTATTTTAACCCTGATACTGCAACTTCAGGTTGGATTTGGACTAGACAGCAGATTATGACAATTGGTAAACATATTTTCTGTAAATAATTATGCTGCAAAGAAGCAATCATTCAGAGCTTGTCTGGTGGTTGCTTCTTCCATTTCGCATAAGTTAGAATAATAAGGAAGGCTACTATAGAAAGGAGCCATAATAATAATGAATTTTGAAAAAGGAACTGTACAAAGTTTAAATGTACATGTATTACCTACAAATCGTTTCAAAACATTTACTATTACTTTATTCGCAGGTACACAATTGCAGGAGGAGACGGTAACTTCCACTGCTCTAATTCCATATGTTTTACGTAGAGGAACTGCTAATAAACCTGAGACAATTGCCTTGCGTGAACAATTAGATGAACTATATGGCGCTGGCTTTGGGTTTAATATTACGAAGCGTGGCAATACACAATTTGTACAATTTCGTATGGATGTTATTAATGATCGCTTTGTGAAAAGTGAGGTTTCCTTGCTATCAGAAGCAATAAAGTACATTGGACAAATGGTTACACATCCACTCGTGGAAAATGGGCAGTTTAGACCGGCTTATGTAGATGCAGAAAAACAGACTCTGCAAAAACAATTAGAATCCGTTATTAATGATAAAATTCGCTATGCATCTGAACGTTGTATGGAAGAGATGTGTGCGAATGAGCCATATCGCCTTAATGCAGCAGGTCGCTTAGAAGATTTACCACATGTTGATGCACGAACACTATTTGAACGTTATCAACAGTGGTTATCAGAAGCTCAACTAGACATTTATGTCGTAGGGGACACAACACTTGAGGAAGTTGTCGGCTATATTGAACAATATTTTACTCTGCCAGATCGTTCTCCTAAACCATATGAACGTGCAGATGTACAACATAACGTTGAAGAAGTGAAAACTGTTGTTGAACAGCTAGATGTGAATCAAGGGAAATTAAATCTAGGACTTCGAATGAATACTGGATATGCTTCGCCTAATTATGCCGCTGCATTAGTATATAATGGAATTTTAGGTGGTTATCCTCATTCTAAACTATTTGTTAACGTTCGTGAGAAGGAAAGCTTGGCGTATTACTGTGCTTCCAGATTAGATGGGCACAAAGGTATATTATCCATTCAATCTGGAATTGAATTTGCTAATTATGAGAAAGCATTGAACATTATCGAGCAGCAAATTTCCGAGATGAAAGCTGGTAATATCTCAGACGTTGAATTGTCTCAGACGATTGCAATGTTATCTAATTCATTACGTGAAATGTTTGATAGTGCGAATGATATGCTTGGTTTTGACTTTAATAATCGATATGCAAACACTAATCGTACGATCGAACAATTACTGACAGAAGTTCAAGCGATCTCGATTAGTGATGTGCAGACTGTAGCGCAACAAGTTGAACTGGATACGATCTATTTCTTAAGAGATCGTCAGGGGGTATAAAGATGGATATTTTGCAATATGATGCAGTAGAGGAAACATTATATCGTGAAGTTCTGCCTAATGGATTAGAAGTCGTTGTATTGCCTAAACCGGGATTTCAGAAAACATATGCCACCTTTGCGACGAAATATGGTTCTATTGATAATCATTTTTCAGTTGGTAACAATCCACCAATTAAAGTGCCAGATGGGATTGCCCATTTCTTAGAGCATAAAATGTTTGAAGAACCCGAAGGTGATATTTTTGCGACCTTTGCTAAGCAAGGAGCAGCTGCTAATGCCTTTACTTCATTCGATAGAACGGTTTATTTGTTTTCGGCGACAGAACAAATTAATGAGAATTTAATGACATTAATTGATTTTGTGCAAAATCCGTATTTTACGGAGCAAAATGTAGAAAAAGAAAAAGGAATTATTGAACAAGAAATTAATATGTATAGTGATAACGCAGATTGGCGTGTCTATTATGGATTATTTGAAGCCATGTATCAAAAACATCCAATTTCAATAGATATTGCTGGAACGGTTGAATCCATTTACAAAATTGATAAAGATACACTATATCGTTGTTACAACACATTTTACCATCCATCTAATATGTTGTTATTTATTGTTGGTGGAGTAGATGCTGAGCAAATGCTGGAATTAGTTCGAGCTAATCAAGCTGGTAAAAGTTTTACTCCAATTGAAAATATTAATCGTTTCTTTGAGCCTGAACCAGGTCCAATTAAAGAACCTAAAAAAATTATTCAATTGCCGGTTTCTTTACCTAAAGTCATGTTAGGCTTCAAAGAACCAGAAGTTACCTTGTCAGGTGAAGAACTTGTCAAGCAAGAAGTTGTTAGCAAAGTGATGCTTGATGTGCTTTTTGGTAGCAGTTCAGCATTTTATCAGCGTCTATACGATCAACAGTTGATTTATGATTCTTTTGGTTATGAATATAATTGCTCTGAACAATACGCATTTTCAGTAATTGGCGGAGACACACCTCAGCCAGATACATTAATTGAAGAGATTTCGCAATATGTGAAGCAAACGTTGAAAACGGGTATTAATGAACAGAACTTCAATCGTATTAAACGTAAAAAAATTGGTAGCTATCTAAGAATGCTCAATTCCCCTGAAGCGATCGCGAGTGAATTTACTAAATTCCGATTCCGTAATTGTGATATGTTCAATGTGCTTAAATATTATGAGGAGTGCACGTTAGCAGACGTTAATCAACGTTTGGTAGATCATTTCAATTTTGATCAACTTGCTATCTCTATCGTGGAATCACCAAAAGCTTAATGAATCGATCGTTTCAAGAAATGACGGTATTGATAACTGGGGGAAGCCGTGGTATTGGTGCTGCAATTGCTAAGCGCTTTGCTAAGGAAGGTTATCAGATCGTTATTCATTATCTAAACTCACACGAACAAGCGAATGAAACTGCTCGTGAATGTATGTCGTTTGGAGCGAAAGTTATAACGATTTCAGCTGATCTTAGCTCCAGAGAGCAGCTACATCGCATGAAAGAAAAATTAGATAGCATGAATGTCAAGCCTGATATTATTGTTAATAATGGCGGTATATCGCATTATGGAATGTTGATGGATGTGACAGAAGAGCAATGGGATTACGTAATGAATGTCAACTTAAAGGGTATGTTCCTTTGCACGCAACTCTTTATGCCACACATGACTTCGCAAAAGTACGGTCGCGTTATTAATGTTTCTTCTGTATGGGGGATGACAGGTGCTGCTTGTGAAGTGTTATATTCAACAACAAAAGGTGGAATGAACGCATTTACAAAAGCGTTAGCGAAAGAACTTGCTCCATCAGGTATTACTGTAAATGCAGTTGCACCAGGAGTTGTAGAGACGGAAATGATGAATGATTTCAATACAGAGGAAAAAGAAGCTTTGGAACAAGAGATTCCTGTCGGCCGTTTTGGATCGACAGATGAAATTGCTTCGCTCGTGTACTTCCTTTCCTTGCCGGAATCGTCTTATATTACGGGTCAAATTATTAGTCCTAATGGTGGCTGGTTAACTTAGTTACACAAAACTTCCTATGTTGGCATTATTG includes:
- a CDS encoding ATP-dependent Clp protease proteolytic subunit; this translates as MDQTIQAIQQLGSANVPSVQESNIHCITIIGQIEGHMILPPNNKTTKYEHIIPQLVAAEQNSKIEGLLIILNTVGGDVEAGLAIAEMISTMSKPTVTLVLGGGHSIGVPIAVSGDVSFIAATATMTIHPIRMNGLVIGVPQSFEYLDKMQERVTRFVISHSQITEETFKALMFKTGELARDIGTTVIGGDAVTNGLIDKVGGIGDALAQLRMLINSNKEEQV
- a CDS encoding YlzJ-like family protein, whose translation is MLYSVVPVEYVYGEQKPNDHRLDYVYQGMLMEVKPLTTGNAMIVRLINPPLDCYLDEKYAPGSIIPYR
- a CDS encoding insulinase family protein — its product is MNFEKGTVQSLNVHVLPTNRFKTFTITLFAGTQLQEETVTSTALIPYVLRRGTANKPETIALREQLDELYGAGFGFNITKRGNTQFVQFRMDVINDRFVKSEVSLLSEAIKYIGQMVTHPLVENGQFRPAYVDAEKQTLQKQLESVINDKIRYASERCMEEMCANEPYRLNAAGRLEDLPHVDARTLFERYQQWLSEAQLDIYVVGDTTLEEVVGYIEQYFTLPDRSPKPYERADVQHNVEEVKTVVEQLDVNQGKLNLGLRMNTGYASPNYAAALVYNGILGGYPHSKLFVNVREKESLAYYCASRLDGHKGILSIQSGIEFANYEKALNIIEQQISEMKAGNISDVELSQTIAMLSNSLREMFDSANDMLGFDFNNRYANTNRTIEQLLTEVQAISISDVQTVAQQVELDTIYFLRDRQGV
- a CDS encoding SDR family oxidoreductase; amino-acid sequence: MNRSFQEMTVLITGGSRGIGAAIAKRFAKEGYQIVIHYLNSHEQANETARECMSFGAKVITISADLSSREQLHRMKEKLDSMNVKPDIIVNNGGISHYGMLMDVTEEQWDYVMNVNLKGMFLCTQLFMPHMTSQKYGRVINVSSVWGMTGAACEVLYSTTKGGMNAFTKALAKELAPSGITVNAVAPGVVETEMMNDFNTEEKEALEQEIPVGRFGSTDEIASLVYFLSLPESSYITGQIISPNGGWLT
- a CDS encoding insulinase family protein, with the translated sequence MDILQYDAVEETLYREVLPNGLEVVVLPKPGFQKTYATFATKYGSIDNHFSVGNNPPIKVPDGIAHFLEHKMFEEPEGDIFATFAKQGAAANAFTSFDRTVYLFSATEQINENLMTLIDFVQNPYFTEQNVEKEKGIIEQEINMYSDNADWRVYYGLFEAMYQKHPISIDIAGTVESIYKIDKDTLYRCYNTFYHPSNMLLFIVGGVDAEQMLELVRANQAGKSFTPIENINRFFEPEPGPIKEPKKIIQLPVSLPKVMLGFKEPEVTLSGEELVKQEVVSKVMLDVLFGSSSAFYQRLYDQQLIYDSFGYEYNCSEQYAFSVIGGDTPQPDTLIEEISQYVKQTLKTGINEQNFNRIKRKKIGSYLRMLNSPEAIASEFTKFRFRNCDMFNVLKYYEECTLADVNQRLVDHFNFDQLAISIVESPKA
- the sleB gene encoding spore cortex-lytic enzyme, whose amino-acid sequence is MNMKLRKITVFVIVTMLFTTLFMYNKHSEQGVIPTFSSAILKVGSYGSDVSELQGRLKYLGYFNGTVDGAFGSQTKNAVTWFQWEFGLTSDGVVGKSTKQKLVKATPKWNASMTAGSGSNSGSSSGNSGNSSSTSTGQSNLLGLSENDIQLMANAVYGEARGESYEGQVAVAAVILNRVKHPDFPNTVYGVIFEPRAFTAVADGQIYLTPNETAKKAVRDAINGNDPTYGCIYYFNPDTATSGWIWTRQQIMTIGKHIFCK
- a CDS encoding DNA translocase FtsK, with the translated sequence MAKKRKKKRSFGSQLKYEVYGILIITISMIALSGEATVGQALSKLFGVFLGKFYFALAITGVVFGLAVMVKRAWPSGWSTRKTGIVVLLLALTLSSSISHINARYMGLDNSSITGSMIMKSLDQEIRSQLFDTEMAQGTSIRDLSISGGYVGAIQYSLLFMLFGYYGALIINIVMYLISILLITGRSYVEMLRFIRVKLTRFIKLVVAKIGVVRARQKALSKVSKDVHYIDDDDDEQEEIQVEITKPKRKSYFFQWNQDQTEVHDDEWELNHQEKLEANDHVLEQYEEIVEEQEEIFAEHSNAALLGRTSSESNRHLLDQEIDHDVDWQVNEHSELQVPLDEYPQVDQFEDRSARLDQQDELVAQEDELHPMNSDDSNDTIDSSDDYDYPEGQAVTSDVFITENNNGDNAGKIEAIAEPAAIPYQMPPFTILNKPVNMQKGSDGVEMYDSRRKLEATLESFGVRAKVLDVVRGPAVTRYEVQPATGVKVSRIVGLTDDIALALAAKDVRMEAPIPGKSAIGIEVPNGEISVVTMREVMETPVFMNAASKLSIAFGRDISGQSIVGNLAKMPHLLVAGATGSGKSVCINGIIASILYKANPDEVKFLMIDPKMVELNMYNGIPHLLAPVVTNPKRASLALKKIVVEMEKRYELFSKSGTRNIEGYNQHVKDDASLFLPYIVVIVDELADLMMVASNDVEDAIARLAQMARAAGIHLIIATQRPSVDVITGVIKANIPSRIAFGVSSQVDSRTILDVAGAEKLLGRGDMLFLPMGMNKPIRVQGAFLSDEEVEALVSYVSSQGEVKYNEEIVPELDDELDDYDEVYDDLFDDAAKIVIESGQASVSLLQRRMRIGYTRAARIIDQLEAKSIVGPYEGSKPRSVLVSLEQWNAK